In Candidatus Cloacimonadota bacterium, one genomic interval encodes:
- a CDS encoding NfeD family protein gives MNPLIVWIAIGVICIIIEIFTPGFLFMSIGAGAIVTGLLSKIVTNFPLQILIFAVVTFIIFISTRKWSKKFLEGPDEPTNVDALKGKIGTVVKTIPADGRGYVKIGGEEWSAVSKDGIKIEKNKKIFIKKIDGNKLIVVPEQIDK, from the coding sequence ATGAACCCTTTGATCGTTTGGATTGCAATTGGCGTCATCTGTATAATCATCGAAATTTTCACGCCTGGTTTTCTTTTCATGAGTATTGGTGCCGGAGCTATCGTTACCGGTTTGTTATCTAAGATCGTAACTAATTTTCCTTTGCAAATCCTGATTTTTGCAGTTGTTACTTTCATTATTTTTATTTCTACCAGGAAATGGAGTAAGAAATTTTTGGAAGGTCCTGATGAACCTACCAATGTTGATGCGCTCAAAGGAAAGATCGGAACAGTCGTAAAAACAATTCCTGCAGACGGAAGAGGATATGTAAAAATTGGTGGAGAAGAATGGTCAGCTGTTTCTAAAGATGGAATTAAAATCGAAAAAAACAAAAAAATTTTTATCAAAAAAATTGATGGTAATAAGCTGATCGTAGTTCCGGAACAAATAGATAAGTAG
- a CDS encoding SPFH/Band 7/PHB domain protein produces MTFLYLIIALFVIILLSKGLVIVKQAEVIIIERLGRYKTTLDSGLHIIWPIFDKTRQISWRYTKTDFKGNRIIQIKNEYRIDLRETVYDFPRQNVITADNVSIEIDALLYFQVTDPKKAVYEIANLPQAIEKLTQTTLRNVIGELDLDKTLTSRDTINSKLRDILDEATDKWGVKVNRVELQDINPPQEIKMAMEKQMRAERDRRAKILVAEGEKRSNILVAEGEKEAQIARAEGEAKAKYLVAEAEGRAILKVAEAVEKTGTDPAQYLLAVKYIKAFNEIVQNQDKTVVVPYEASAMLGSIKSMEKIFKS; encoded by the coding sequence ATGACATTTTTATACTTAATAATCGCTTTATTTGTAATCATACTTCTTTCCAAAGGCTTGGTGATCGTAAAACAGGCAGAAGTTATAATTATCGAAAGACTGGGAAGATACAAGACAACTCTGGATAGCGGACTGCATATTATCTGGCCGATTTTTGATAAAACAAGACAAATCAGCTGGCGTTATACCAAAACCGATTTTAAGGGAAACAGAATAATCCAGATAAAAAACGAATACCGTATAGATCTGCGGGAAACAGTTTATGATTTCCCGCGGCAAAATGTGATCACAGCCGATAATGTTTCCATCGAAATTGATGCACTGCTCTATTTTCAGGTTACCGATCCCAAAAAAGCAGTTTATGAAATTGCCAACCTGCCGCAGGCAATTGAAAAGCTCACACAAACTACTTTGCGTAACGTGATCGGTGAATTGGATCTGGATAAAACTCTAACTTCCCGCGATACGATTAACAGCAAACTGCGCGATATTCTGGATGAAGCCACCGATAAATGGGGTGTAAAAGTAAATCGGGTAGAATTGCAGGATATCAATCCGCCCCAGGAAATCAAAATGGCGATGGAGAAACAGATGCGTGCCGAACGTGACAGACGCGCCAAAATCCTGGTAGCCGAAGGAGAAAAACGATCGAATATTCTGGTAGCCGAAGGCGAAAAAGAAGCTCAGATTGCCCGTGCCGAAGGTGAAGCCAAAGCCAAATATCTGGTAGCGGAGGCCGAAGGTAGAGCCATCCTGAAAGTAGCGGAAGCAGTGGAAAAAACCGGCACTGATCCGGCGCAATATCTTTTAGCTGTAAAATATATAAAAGCATTTAATGAAATTGTACAGAATCAGGATAAAACAGTTGTTGTTCCCTACGAAGCTTCTGCAATGCTGGGTTCTATCAAATCGATGGAGAAGATTTTTAAAAGTTAA